The Rissa tridactyla isolate bRisTri1 chromosome 6, bRisTri1.patW.cur.20221130, whole genome shotgun sequence genome includes a region encoding these proteins:
- the BAG3 gene encoding BAG family molecular chaperone regulator 3, giving the protein MSTAAQTPPPPPMEGSAEPLPPGWEIKIDPQTGWPFFVDHNSRTTTWSDPRLRAAAQDGQSSANGPSRDSPKQPPAREGNMGYPKLRAGYIPIPVIHEGIDGRQQHPCFSAAQPGVQRYKTEAVPTTVQAQPPLRGAYVGPESPPRGPTEASQTDKQCGQTTAAAAAQAPATHGPEPQPPAASDSPTVSPQSSGRPNAGSHQLPRGYIPIPVIHENIQRQPTQVYHQAQKTHYPAQQSEYQAHQPVFHKIQPDEREPKPTRAQSPFRVSQRGSSSRESSPARITTQIQPPAPIRVQTVVDRPQVSQQQMPPQEPPRPSPSPEIKPENKAVPPPETEAPSPYIPIQVTHQEPDTKLPPQKPPAMAEKADKNVPCPAKIVPPQERPPPEEAATPKTMETGEPQKHPGVLKVEAILEKVQMLEQAVDSFEGKKTDKKYLMIEEYLTKELLALDSVDPEGRADVRQARRDGVRKVQNILERLEQKAEDVPEPVQVDGLQPNLPEPKPPQEIMEIEPVVVKSKGDTSNKDAKGETKMERHQPETKEEVFTNLATTTNTSNNPTEP; this is encoded by the exons GATGGCCAGTCATCAGCAAATGGTCCATCTCGCGATAGCCCCAAGCAGCCACCAGCAAGAGAAGGAAACATGGGATACCCCAAGCTCCGGGCTGGCTATATCCCTATTCCCGTCATCCACGAGGGCATTGATGGCAGACAGCAGCACCCgtgcttttctgctgctcagcCTGGTGTGCAACGGTACAAGACCGAAGCTGTGCCTACCACGGTGCAGGCACAGCCACCTCTAAGGGGGGCCTATGTCGGCCCCGAGTCCCCTCCAAGGGGACCGACAGAGGCTTCTCAGACAGATAAACAATGTGGACAGACAAcggcagctgcagcagcccaaGCGCCGGCCACGCACGGACCCGAG CCTCAACCTCCTGCAGCTTCTGATTCTCCAACGGTTTCCCCTCAGTCCTCTGGCAGACCCAACGCAGGAAGCCATCAGCTTCCTCGTGGTTATATTCCAATTCCTGTGATACATGAAAATATCCAACGGCAACCAACGCAAGTCTACCATCAGGCACAGAAGACACACTACCCTGCCCAGCAGAGCGAGTACCAAGCCCACCAACCGGTGTTTCACAAAATTCAACCAGATGAGAGGGAGCCTAAGCCAACGCGAGCGCAGTCTCCGTTCAGAGTGTCTCAGAGAGGTTCATCGAGCCGCGAAAGTTCACCGGCCAGAATTACCACCCAGatccagcccccagctcccatcAGAGTGCAGACAGTTGTAGACAGACCCCAG GTTTCTCAGCAACAAATGCCACCTCAAGAGCCACCAAGACCATCCCCATCTCCTGAAATCAAACCTGAAAATAAGGCAGTCCCACCACCTGAAACTGAGGCACCATCACCATATATCCCAATTCAGGTCACCCACCAAGAACCGGATACTAAACTACCACCCCAGAAGCCTCCAGCCATGGCAGAGAAAGCTGATAAAAACGTTCCCTGCCCAGCTAAGATTGTTCCCCCACAGGAAAGGCCTCCTCCTGAAGAAGCGGCAACACCGAAGACAATGGAAACAGGAGAACCTCAAAAGCATCCTGGTGTTTTGAAAGTGGAGGCAATTCTGGAGAAGGTACAAATGCTTGAGCAGGCAGTTGACTCCTTTGAAGGcaagaaaactgacaaaaaataCTTGATGATTGAAGAGTATTTGACCAAAGAGTTGCTAGCCCTAGACTCAGTGGACCCTGAGGGTCGTGCGGATGTGCGTCAGGCCAGGAGAGATGGTGTAAGGAAGGTCCAGAACATTTTGGAAAGACttgaacagaaagcagaagatgtCCCAGAACCAGTTCAAGTTGATGGACTTCAGCCAAATTTGCCAGAGCCTAAGCCACCACAGGAAATCATGGAGATTGAGCCTGTGGTAGTCAAGAGCAAGGGAGATACCAGTAATAAAGATGCTAAAGGGGAAACCAAAATGGAGAGACATCAGCCTGAAACTAAGGAAGAAGTGTTTACCAATCTCGCCACCACGACAAACACATCTAATAATCCAACTGAACCGTAG